Within Deltaproteobacteria bacterium, the genomic segment AGGGGTACCCCATAAAAACGTTTATCGATCCGAAGATTTTGATCGAAGAGAATGGGGCCGGCCGGACCATTTCCAGCGTGGCCCGCACGCCCAAGGGGGATATTGTCGGCCATAATGCCATCTTTTGCTCGGCCCCTTATAAAAAGGTCTATGAATCCGGGGCCGGTCTGGTGCATCCCAACTATCGCGGTGGGGCGGGCATCTTTAGCGGATTAGGGGTCCATGGAGAAAAAATCGGGGCATCGCAATTCGGGGTGGAAGCCATCTTTGGAGAACCGGTCTGCAATCATGTCTTTGCCCAAAGGGCGACCGCTAGTGTCGGTTATGTTACTCAATCCGTGGAAGTAGATCTCATGCCGGCCTCGGCCTATGATACAGAAAAAAGTGCCTTTGGGCGGGTCTCCACTTTGTTGGATTTTAAGACTCTGCGACCCAAGCCGCATGAGGTATATCTACCCAGGGTTTACGAAGAATCGTTTCATTACCTTTACGGCGGTTTGGATGATAAACGGCAGATCCAGGTATCGGCTGCCGAAAAGCCTCCGGAGATTCCTACCGAACTGAATGTAGAAGTCTTCGACTTTGCCCAGGTAGCCCGCATAGCGGTAAACCAGGCCGGCAGGGATTTTTACCAGGTCTTGGGAGAGGAAGAAAAAAGGCTTTTAGCCCGTAATGTGACGGTCATTCAGGTTTGGTTGAACCTTTCCTGGCCCTGGATCAATACCATCGTCCTGGATCTTCAAACCAGGGGCTATTTTTTAGGGGGTCTTCTCCCCCGGTGGTTTGATACTGACGGGATGTTGATGCAAAAAATCGTTGGCCGGCCCAACTGGGAGGGGATCCAGATCTATTTCGACCGGGCCAAAAGATTATTGGAATGGGTAAGGACTGATTGGGAACGGACGTTAAAGTGACGCGTGACGAGTGACGGAATAGAAATATTAAAAAAAGTCCTTACAGCATCATCCGTTTAAAGGCCCTTTGGGTATTATTTAAGATGGCCTGGCTCAACGCATCCAAAGAAATGCCTCGAAGCCGGGCGACGTGTTCAGCCGTATGGATCAGATAGCCCGGCTCGTTTCGTTTTCCCCGAAAGGGGTGGGGGGCCAGGTAAGGGGCATCGGTTTCCAGCAGCAGAGATTCAATGGGGGCTTGGCGGACGACTTCTTCCAATACCGAGCCCTTCTTATAGGTAATGGCTCCGGTTACGGACAGAAAAAAGTTCAGGTCCAAACATTCCCGGGCCATCTCCCAATCCCCGGAAAAGCAGTGAAAAATTCCCCCTATTTCCCAGGCCTTTTCTTCTCTTAATAAGGTCAGCACTTCCTGGTGGGCATCGCGATCATGAATAATTATGGGCAGGGAGACCGCCCGGGCCAAATGGATCAGGTGCCGGAAAGTTTCTTTTTGGGCTTCTTTCGGTGAAAGGTTGCGATAAAAGTCCAGCCCGATTTCCCCTATGGCAATCACCTTGGGATTTTCAGCTAATTGGGCTAATTGGGGAAGGATCTTGAGGTGAAAGGCGGCGGCCTCATGGGGATGAACACCAACCGTAGCCCAAATATGGGGATAGTCATTGGCCAAGGCCAGGGCCTGGCGGCTGCTGTCCAAATCGGTTCCAATGGTGATGATCCTTTTAATCCCCTGATCGAAGGCCCGTTTAATCACTTGAGGGCGATCCGGGTCAAAGGCTTCCATTTCCAGATGAGCGTGAGAATCAATCCACATGGGTATTAAAAAAACGTTCGGCGTTAAGCGTTCGGCGTTCGGCGGAAGAACTGAAAGCTTAAAGCTCAAAGCGGAAAGCTCAAAGTAAAACCAAAAATTCTTCCCTCTTAAACCTTGGGCCTTATGCCTTGCGCCCTGTGCCTTATCCTTCGTGTTTGTTTTTGTACATATTTTGGTCGGCCTGGCGTAAAATCTGGTCGTAGTCCTTGTTATTGGAATAGGCTCCATAGGACACAGTAAACTGAATGGTCCCTTTTTCCTGATCCTGGACACTTAAATTTTGTAAAGCCGGATCTAATCGTTCCACGAACTGAGACAATTGGTCCGGATCAGTCCTGGGAAGGAGGACCACAAATTCATCCCCACCGTAACGGGCGACTATATCCGTCATGCGCATGCAATGATTGATGGTTTCGGCCGTCTTTTTTAAAACCTGGTCCCCGACCAGATGTCCAAATTGGTCATTGATTTCCTTAAATCGGTCAATATCCAAAAGGATCAGGGCCAGATGATCATGGTATCGTTTAGCCTTGGCCGTTTCTTCCCCTAGTCTTTTTTCCAGAAACCGCCGGTTATAAACCCCGGTGAGTCCATCGATCGTGGCCAGTTCCGATAATTTAGCCTCTAAGGCCTTACGCTCGGTCAGGTCCTGGATGGATTCGATGGCCCCCCAAAGTTCGCCGGTAGTATCGTAGATGGGAGCGGCTAAAAAATAAAGGTACCTGGGTTTTCCTCCCAGGTTTTCATGAAAACTTTCGGCTTCAAAGGCCCCCTTCATCATGGGAGAGGGCCTGAGGTTTTTCCCACCGTAATAACGGCTCAACTGGGTCAGGTCGCCGTTGATGATCAAGTCGGCCAGGATGGGTTGTGACGTCGCATAAAAGGGTTTCCAGGCATCTTGGCTGCCTATCATACTTTCCCGGCGGTAACCGGTCAGTTCCACACAGGCCCGGTTCCAAAAAACGATACGATGTTCCCGATCCAGAACAAGCGTAGGAATAGGATTGGCCTCGACGATCTCTTCTTTAACGATCGTTTCCCGTTTTAAGGCATCCTCAATTTTTTTTCTGGGGGTCAAATCATGGAAAAACCCGACGCTGCCGATTTCCATGTCTCCGTCAAATAGAATGCTCCCGGAAAGACGCATGGGGACCTTTCCCCCGCTCCTATTGATCAGCGTCGTTTCATACCCGATAAGCTTTCCTTTCCCACCGAACAGAGGGCTCCACAAGTCTTTCTTGACCTGACGGGCGATTTCTTCCGGATAGAGCCGGGTGGCATTCAGCTTGTTGACGACCTCTTCCCTGGAATAACCGGTTATCAGGGCCGCCCCTTGATTAAAGAGTACGATCCGGCCCTGGCGGTCAACGGCAATAATGCCGTCCATAGTGCTGTCGATAAGGTTTTCTTCAAAGGACAATCGGCGTTTAATCTCTCGTTCCAGGGACCTTCGTTCGGTCACGTCCTGAAGCATTACCACGATGCCGGCCGGTTTTCCCTCCTCATCGTTATAGCGGAAGGCAGCCTGATTGATGTCCAAAAAATCACCGGTCTTGGTTAACCGCCTGGTCTCAAGGTTGGGCAGGACTTTTCCATTCAAGAGTTCTTGAATATTTTCTATCGTGGGTTGAACTTCTTCTGGCGGAATAAAGGGAATTTTTTGCCCGATCAATTCATTCCGGAACCAGCCGAAGGTTTTTTCAAAGGCCGGGTTGAGATAACGGACCACCCCCTGGGGGTCATAGATAACCAAAGGGATGGGATTGGCTTCTAAAAAGGAACGAAAATCTTCAACGAATTTTAGAAGTTTTTTACGTTCGGAGATGTCCCGGGCAATCCCGATCATACCGGATACTTGCCCCTTTCGGAGGAAAGGGGTCTCATTGATTTCCAAAAGGATCGGATGCCCGGACTTGTGATATATTTCAATGGGATAGGCGGGAAGTTTCTGGCCGGGCGGAAGGGTGCTCTCACCATAATTCGGAATCATTTTATTGATGGGGTGGTCGGTGATCATGGATTTATGGACGGTTTTCCATTCCTCCGGGGTATAGCCGGTTACTTTTTGGATCCCAGGCGACAGATATAAGAAATTACCTTCCCGATCCCGGATGAAGATTATGTCGTTGGATTCTTCTGTAAGAAACCGGATACCTTCAAGAAAGGGAGATTCCAGGTCGGAGAGAGCATCCAGGATATTTGAATAATCAGTTGTGGGGTTTAGGGGCATTTTCCCTTTATTTTCCATAAGTTTTATCGATGGGAAGGAATTAAAAACCCTTTTCAGCTTCTACTACCATATTTTTCTTTTTAATCCAATTGAAATTTTGTTTGCAGTATGATATCTAAGGCTATAAATTTTTTAAAAAATACCAAGATGTTTTGGGGTAGCAAGATGCCTATTTACGAATTCTGCTGTGATCATTGCCATAAAACTTTCGAACTGCTGGCCGTTCAGAATGATGACCTCATAGCCCCGGTTTGTCCTTCCTGCCAGTCACCGGAAATCAGCCGGGTCCTTTCAAGAATTAATGTTGGGAGTTCTTCCAGGGATGGGCAATCATTTCCACAGGTCAGTGAGCGCAGTTGTGCTTCAGGAAGTTGTACCACCATAGATATCCCAGGCCCCAGCAAGTAGCCCAACCCCTGACCTCCTCCACCCGGATGCAGCGTTTAGCGGTCAGCGATCAGCCAACTAGCTTTTTTGCAAGGATTTTGATGAAAGGTTAAAGCTGATGGCTGATTGCTCCATCAGGAAAATTACAGTTTCCGGATAGACTCTAATTAACTTAAAAACGTAAAAGGACTCCGAGGGGTTAACTGGTCATGGTCAAATGCTTGGCTTGACAAGAAGCCAGAAGTGTATTAAAGGCTAACCCATGGAAGATTTTATAACCGTACTGGGACTGATTCTGGTTTTGGAAGGGTTGCCCTATTTTGCTTTCCCGGTGACCTTTAAAACCTGGATTGCGCACATGCTGGAATTACCGGAATCCCGATTGCGGGTATACGGATTGATTTCCATGGTGATCGGCCTTTTTTTAATCTATCTGGCCCGCCGATCCGGATGGCTGACAGGCTGATCAATCCGGGAACCGCCCGAAGGGTGGGGGATGAAACGTGCATCTTGAAACTTGAAACTGTATTTTTATATGGAATTGACCTTATCACAATTTGATTTTTCTTTGCCCGCAACATTAATTGCCCAGAACCCCTGTGCACAGAGGGACCATTCGCGGCTTTTGGTTTTGGATCGGAAGACGGACAATCGGGAACACCATATTTTTAATCAAATCATTGATTATTTGAATCCCGGTGATGTGCTGGTGATCAATAATACCCGGGTGATCCCGGCACGGTTGGAGGGAAAAAAGAAGAGCGGAGGCCGGGTGGAATGCCTGATCCTGAATTACCCGGCCGGTGCGGTCTTCGATTCCTATACGACCTCCTGTCTCATTAAGGCCAGGAGAAAAATTCGTCCCGGCGAACGGCTGGATTTCGGTCCCGGCCTGGAAGGGGAAATACTGCCTCCTGCGCCCAATGGAACGGCTTTGATCCGTTTTATTTTTAAAGGGCCCTTTGATGGGATATTGAAGAAATTCGGCTCGGTGCCCCTTCCTCCCTATATAAAAAGAGATGGCCGGGAGACCGGTCTTCCGGAACGGGATCTGGAA encodes:
- a CDS encoding TatD family hydrolase; this encodes MWIDSHAHLEMEAFDPDRPQVIKRAFDQGIKRIITIGTDLDSSRQALALANDYPHIWATVGVHPHEAAAFHLKILPQLAQLAENPKVIAIGEIGLDFYRNLSPKEAQKETFRHLIHLARAVSLPIIIHDRDAHQEVLTLLREEKAWEIGGIFHCFSGDWEMARECLDLNFFLSVTGAITYKKGSVLEEVVRQAPIESLLLETDAPYLAPHPFRGKRNEPGYLIHTAEHVARLRGISLDALSQAILNNTQRAFKRMML
- a CDS encoding PAS domain S-box protein, encoding MPLNPTTDYSNILDALSDLESPFLEGIRFLTEESNDIIFIRDREGNFLYLSPGIQKVTGYTPEEWKTVHKSMITDHPINKMIPNYGESTLPPGQKLPAYPIEIYHKSGHPILLEINETPFLRKGQVSGMIGIARDISERKKLLKFVEDFRSFLEANPIPLVIYDPQGVVRYLNPAFEKTFGWFRNELIGQKIPFIPPEEVQPTIENIQELLNGKVLPNLETRRLTKTGDFLDINQAAFRYNDEEGKPAGIVVMLQDVTERRSLEREIKRRLSFEENLIDSTMDGIIAVDRQGRIVLFNQGAALITGYSREEVVNKLNATRLYPEEIARQVKKDLWSPLFGGKGKLIGYETTLINRSGGKVPMRLSGSILFDGDMEIGSVGFFHDLTPRKKIEDALKRETIVKEEIVEANPIPTLVLDREHRIVFWNRACVELTGYRRESMIGSQDAWKPFYATSQPILADLIINGDLTQLSRYYGGKNLRPSPMMKGAFEAESFHENLGGKPRYLYFLAAPIYDTTGELWGAIESIQDLTERKALEAKLSELATIDGLTGVYNRRFLEKRLGEETAKAKRYHDHLALILLDIDRFKEINDQFGHLVGDQVLKKTAETINHCMRMTDIVARYGGDEFVVLLPRTDPDQLSQFVERLDPALQNLSVQDQEKGTIQFTVSYGAYSNNKDYDQILRQADQNMYKNKHEG
- a CDS encoding zinc ribbon domain-containing protein, whose protein sequence is MPIYEFCCDHCHKTFELLAVQNDDLIAPVCPSCQSPEISRVLSRINVGSSSRDGQSFPQVSERSCASGSCTTIDIPGPSK
- a CDS encoding DUF2065 domain-containing protein, translating into MEDFITVLGLILVLEGLPYFAFPVTFKTWIAHMLELPESRLRVYGLISMVIGLFLIYLARRSGWLTG